The nucleotide sequence GGGAACATGTCGGATAAAAACGGCATGACGGGGGTTTCATCGGCGAAAGGAATTTCTGATAAAAGCGGATCAGTGCGATAAACAGCTGTTTCATTTTAATCACCTCTCTGTATGCCTTAAGTATACTGCAAGTGGGAAAAAGTTAAAATTGGAAACACTTATTCAGACAAAAGTGATGAATTTTATCGGAATTAATTGTATGATAAAAAGAGACGTAATAAAGGAGTGGTACTATGCCATCAGTAGAAAGCTTTGACCTTGATCATAATGCAGTCGTTGCCCCGTATGTCAGACATTGCGGCGTTCATAAAGTAGGAACAGACGGACTTGTTAATAAATTTGATATCCGCTTCTGCCAGCCGAATAAGCAGGCAATGAAGCCGGATGTAATCCACACACTTGAGCATCTGCTTGCATTCAATATCCGCACGCATGCTGAAAAATACGATCATTTTGATATCATCGATATTTCACCAATGGGCTGCCAGACCGGCTACTACCTGGTAGTGAGCGGCGAGCCGAAGGTTGAAGAAATTATCGATCTTCTTGAAGATACTTTAAAAGATGCCATCGAAATTACTGAAATTCCGGCAGCCAACGAAAAGCAGTGCGGCCAGGCTAAACTTCATGATTTAGAAGGAGCCAAGCGACTTATGCGTTTCTGGCTTGATCAGGATAAGAAAGACCTTGCAAAGGTTTTTGGATAATGAACAGAGAACAGCGCCCTGCGATGCGGGGTGCTGTTTTTTTGAGCCTTTTTACCTGATTGACGGTGGAAAGAAGTGAATGATACACTTCAAATCGTAATTATTACGTTTTGTAGGAGGGGTAATTTGAAAGACAAATACACATTTTTAGTGTCAATAAAAATGCTTTTGCACGAAATAGCAGAATTATCGGTCTTTATTAAAAAAAGCAGCCCGTGCTGTGAGATGCTGACAGAAAAACTGGATGAACTTTCTGCATTTGTCACAGATGAAAAAAACGAAAAACAATGGCTTTTATGGGAAAGTGATCAGGAAATCAGAAAATATGCCAGTTTGCTTAGAGAAACGTCTTCCGCTGCAATTGCTGCTCTGGAGAAACATCAATCTGTATGCACGTCAAAAAGCAATGCTGATCTGTCGGGTTATTTTTCCGCGCTTTCATCCGCGGTGAAAAAGGATGCAGTCAGGTGCGGAATTTCGAGGGAATCAGAGGTATTCTTCATTGGATCTGGAGCTTTTCCTCTTTCCGCTCTAACAATCGCAAAGGAAACAGGGGCACGGTTAACATGTCTTGATATTGATGAGGAAGCTGTCGAAATGGGCAGGGAAATTGCCTATCTGTCAGGTTTAAAGGAGAACGTGCGATTTACAAGCGAGCCGGTTAAAGAGCTGCCTGCCATTAAAAGTGCCACGCATGTTGTGATTGCATCCCTTGTAAGAGAAAAAACGGCCATTATTGAGCAGCTTGCATCCCTTCTTCCGTATGGAGCAAAAGTGATTCTGCGCTATGGAAATGGCCTTAAATCTATTTTTAACTATCCGTACCATGATTCACCGGAGTCGGTCTGGAAAACAGAACCGGTTTATCCGGATAAACGCTTCTACGATACACTTATGCTGACAAAAGTGCAGGCATTAACAGGAAAGGAAGTCGAATATTCATGACATTAAATTCGCATGCTTTTGGGAACACGCTGATTGCAGGGGCGGGACCGGCAGCCTTTGCAGCAGCAGTACAAGCTGCAAAAGGAGGATACTCAAATAAATTGGGCTTAGCCAACCGGGCCGGAGAACATTCCGAACAACTTCAGAAATACTTTGAACTAAATGGATTTGAAGTGTCGTCCTTATTTGCTCCTCACTTAGATCAAAGCTTGAACGGAAAAGCCGCCATTTATTATTTTTACCCATCTTTAGGTGAAGTGAACGATTTATGGGAGACGATTATACTATGCACGCCAAGCCATATATACATTGAAGTTTTAAAAGAGATAAACATAAAGAATCTTAAAAGGGCAAAACAAGTGGTTCTTCTCTCTCCTGGAATCGGCTCTGCTTCAATGATCGTCGAGCAATTGGCATTAGATATAGAGGTTATCAGCCTGTCTGCTTATTATGCCGCGACGAAGTTTTCAGCAGAAGATCCGTTTTCAGCTTTCACAAAAGCTTTGAAAAAAAAAGTGTATGTTGGTTCCTCACATAGAAACAGCAGCTTTGCACCTGTTATGGCTGATTTTCTAAGAAGTACCGGCCCGGAATCGGAAATTCTTTCATCAGCAGTTGAAGCCGAGGCAAGAAGCATAACAACCTATGTCCATCCGCCATTGTTTATGAACTGTGTTGCGATGAGAGAGATACTGAGAGAAGACAAGTCTTTAAAATCCATGTATAAGCTTTATCCGGAAGGACCGATTACCCAGCATGCGATAAAAGCTATGAACGCTCTTTGGAAAGAAATCTCAGAAGTTGTTCTTTGTTTAGGTGCAAGTCCTATTAATCTATTGGAATTTTTAAACGATGATAACTATCCAGTTCACGAATATACACTCTCAAGAAATGATATTTGCGAGTTCCCTTCGTTCAGTTCACAGAAGCAGGAATATTTGCTGTACATCAGATACACGGCTATTTTGATTGATCCCTTTTCAGTCCCGGATGAGAATGGAACGTACTTTGATTTTTCAAAAGTGCCGTTTGCCCAGGTGAGACGGTCCCGGTCAGGAAAATGGGTGCTTCCAAGAGTTCCGCTTGAAGACTACCACAAGCTGAAACTGGTGACCGAACTTGCTTTTAAAGCAGGCATCCCTATGCCTGTGGCTCATTTGTTGCTGAGGACGTTTGAAGAGGAAACAGCACAATTCAGTGAAACACAACGTGAAGCGTTTGAAAACTATGATCCTGAAGGGAAGAGAGAAACATGCTGAAAAATGGAGTAATGCTTGCGGTTTTATCCTCACTCGTTTTTAGTGTGATGAATGCCCTTGTAAAAGCGGTCAGCCTAAATATTCCTGCTTCAGAAATCATGTTTTTCAGAAGCTTGATCGGCACTGTCATCATTTTCGTGATGATGAGGCAAAGCAAAACCGTATTTTCAAAAAAGGGTGTTCCCATGCTCTTTGTAAGAGGGATGCTCGGTGCCATGTATCTATATGCTTACTTTTTCACCATTTCAAAAATACCGCTTGCTGATGCAAGTATTCTTGCACACTTATCAACCATTTTTGTCTTTTTCCTCTCAGCGGTTTTTTTAAAGGAAAAGGTCTCAAAATCAACCTTTTATGTTCTTCCCCTTGTTTTTCTTGGAGCAATACTCTTGATTAAGCCGTTTCAATTCTCGTCTTTTTCAGTCTATGCCCTTGTAGGTGTATTAAGTGCCCTGTTTGCTGCAGGAGCCGCAACATCTATTCGGTTTCTCAGCAAAACACATCGGTCTTATGAAATTGTTTTTTATTTTCTCGCAACCGGAACGGTTCTTTCCATACCGCTCATGTGGAACGAATTTGTCATACCGTCTCTGCTTGAATGCTTTTACCTGATTTGCATTGGCGTTGTGTCCCTTCTTGGCCAAATTTTCCTGACGAAAGCTTTCACCCATGAAAATATTGTTGTAGTGGAAATGACAAGATACATAGGAATTGTCTTTAATGCATTGTGGGGTTTTTTATTCTGGTCAGAGATTCCGGATGCAATCACCATTTCAGGCGGTATACTGATTGTTGCTTCATGTGTTCTGCTGTCTATGATGAAAAGAAAAACAGCTGTGGTGCAGGGGCGCTCGTCTTCTGTTTAGAAAAATTGGCATTGACCGATGTTGAAGAAGCTAGTAATATTTACTAATGTAAATCGTAATTATTACGAATTAAATTAATCAAGGGTGGTAGATTTGATGAAATCGTTTTGTGGTTCGAAAAGCTTGATTGCTATTTTAATAGGCTTATTTATTCTTGCAGCTGCAGGATGTTCTGCTGAAAAGAGCAAGGCTGATCCTGAAAAAGAAGAAAAGGATAAGAAGGTATCGATGATCTTCAGCTTTAAGTCGCCGAACATGGATCCCCATACAGGATTTACCCCAATTCGTGCAGGAGTGACAGAGACGCTTCTTAAGCTTGATGAAGATTCAAAGATTGAAGGCTGGCTCGCTGAAAAATGGGAAACAGAAAATAATGTGCACTGGACATTTACAATCCGTGATGAGGTCAAGTTTCAGGACGGAAAAAAACTTGATGCTGCGGCAGTAAAGAGTTCTCTAGAAAGAAGTATTGCTGTAAACGAGTCCCTTGGAGATTCGCTGAAAATTCAATCAATGGAAGCTGACGGACAAACGCTTTCCATTATCACGACAGAACCCTATCCGGCTCTTCCTTCTGAGCTTGTAAACCCGTATACATCAATTGTGAACACAGAAGCTGAAAAAGAGATGGGCGAAGAAAAATTTAACAATGCCCCGATTGGTACAGGACCGTTCAAAGTCAAAAAATTCATTTCAAATCAAGAAGTTCAGGTTGAAAAATTCAGCGGATACTGGGCCGGAGATCCTAAGCTCAGTGAAGCAGTCATCAAATTCAATGAAGATGCTAACGTAAGATCACTTGCTTTTCAATCTAAAGAGGCAGATATCGTCTATAATCTTCCGGCAGAAGGCATAGAGCCGATTGAAAAGGATAAAGAACTGAAGGTTGAATCGGTTCCTGGCCTTAGAGCGCATTTTATTTTATACAATCAGCAAAGCCCTAAAGTGTCAGATGCTAAAGTGAGAGAAGCGCTTGATTTGCTCCTTGACCGCAAAAGCACTGCAGAAGACATAATGCTGGGACAAGGAATTCCTGCAAATGG is from Bacillus sp. FSL H8-0547 and encodes:
- the nikA gene encoding nickel ABC transporter substrate-binding protein, with product MKSFCGSKSLIAILIGLFILAAAGCSAEKSKADPEKEEKDKKVSMIFSFKSPNMDPHTGFTPIRAGVTETLLKLDEDSKIEGWLAEKWETENNVHWTFTIRDEVKFQDGKKLDAAAVKSSLERSIAVNESLGDSLKIQSMEADGQTLSIITTEPYPALPSELVNPYTSIVNTEAEKEMGEEKFNNAPIGTGPFKVKKFISNQEVQVEKFSGYWAGDPKLSEAVIKFNEDANVRSLAFQSKEADIVYNLPAEGIEPIEKDKELKVESVPGLRAHFILYNQQSPKVSDAKVREALDLLLDRKSTAEDIMLGQGIPANGPFNSTLPFGIEDKVKALDVEKAKDLLTEAGYKENGQGKMEKDGQPLKLELITYKARPELPLIAQLLQSDAAKAGIEIDIKNVENADTHLAQNKDWDLATYSNNTSPRGDGSYFLNSAFTETGALNVGKISIPELNELIKELNTTADLEKRTQLTRDAAGIINKEFAHSYAVYPNILVGVNERVQNFNPTAEEYYILTHSMDVK
- a CDS encoding DMT family transporter; translated protein: MLKNGVMLAVLSSLVFSVMNALVKAVSLNIPASEIMFFRSLIGTVIIFVMMRQSKTVFSKKGVPMLFVRGMLGAMYLYAYFFTISKIPLADASILAHLSTIFVFFLSAVFLKEKVSKSTFYVLPLVFLGAILLIKPFQFSSFSVYALVGVLSALFAAGAATSIRFLSKTHRSYEIVFYFLATGTVLSIPLMWNEFVIPSLLECFYLICIGVVSLLGQIFLTKAFTHENIVVVEMTRYIGIVFNALWGFLFWSEIPDAITISGGILIVASCVLLSMMKRKTAVVQGRSSSV
- a CDS encoding opine metallophore biosynthesis dehydrogenase, which produces MTLNSHAFGNTLIAGAGPAAFAAAVQAAKGGYSNKLGLANRAGEHSEQLQKYFELNGFEVSSLFAPHLDQSLNGKAAIYYFYPSLGEVNDLWETIILCTPSHIYIEVLKEINIKNLKRAKQVVLLSPGIGSASMIVEQLALDIEVISLSAYYAATKFSAEDPFSAFTKALKKKVYVGSSHRNSSFAPVMADFLRSTGPESEILSSAVEAEARSITTYVHPPLFMNCVAMREILREDKSLKSMYKLYPEGPITQHAIKAMNALWKEISEVVLCLGASPINLLEFLNDDNYPVHEYTLSRNDICEFPSFSSQKQEYLLYIRYTAILIDPFSVPDENGTYFDFSKVPFAQVRRSRSGKWVLPRVPLEDYHKLKLVTELAFKAGIPMPVAHLLLRTFEEETAQFSETQREAFENYDPEGKRETC
- a CDS encoding S-ribosylhomocysteine lyase codes for the protein MPSVESFDLDHNAVVAPYVRHCGVHKVGTDGLVNKFDIRFCQPNKQAMKPDVIHTLEHLLAFNIRTHAEKYDHFDIIDISPMGCQTGYYLVVSGEPKVEEIIDLLEDTLKDAIEITEIPAANEKQCGQAKLHDLEGAKRLMRFWLDQDKKDLAKVFG
- a CDS encoding nicotianamine synthase family protein → MKDKYTFLVSIKMLLHEIAELSVFIKKSSPCCEMLTEKLDELSAFVTDEKNEKQWLLWESDQEIRKYASLLRETSSAAIAALEKHQSVCTSKSNADLSGYFSALSSAVKKDAVRCGISRESEVFFIGSGAFPLSALTIAKETGARLTCLDIDEEAVEMGREIAYLSGLKENVRFTSEPVKELPAIKSATHVVIASLVREKTAIIEQLASLLPYGAKVILRYGNGLKSIFNYPYHDSPESVWKTEPVYPDKRFYDTLMLTKVQALTGKEVEYS